A window of Theileria parva strain Muguga chromosome 4 map unlocalized ctg_529, whole genome shotgun sequence genomic DNA:
TGGCGTGAGTGTTGGTGTGTTGAgtgtattaaaattggCGCTATCGATGGAGTtgttagtattatataagtATTGATCTATGGAATCGATGAGTTGAGGGTCCAGGATGTTAAAATCTTCGAAATTATCATTGCATTGTTGGAGTTTGCTATCGAGTGTGACATTTTTTGGTGTTTTGGGTTCCTGGGTTAAATCTGTGACGTTGACATTACGGACAAAATTTTCGGCGTCTTTTGGCCCTCCAAAAGAACGATCAGGGCTTGACATTGCCTGAAGATTCGACATGGGTCAGCGCCTACCACAAACGCGAGATAACAATCAATTCTCACGcacaaaatattaaatataaacaacaaataataataaacacatgtaaataatatattacaattgCGATGTTTTCtattttttacccattCGAATCTTGGGTCCACCACCTACTCCCTCATACTCCAAACTCCAACAAACTCCACCAAATCCTCCCCTTACTCCCagtttaacattaattaaaaccacacaaataataatttacgtTGATTTGGGTGAAAAATTTAAGTTTCAAGCACAATTTAAAACTTAAGTTACACATCATTTATCCCGGATTTATCCCTGAATTTgagataaaaattttatcaccAGTTCAAATAATACATCTTACATTACATGTGTATCACCTTTGAAGTGATCTTGATCTGGGATAAAAGGGTCTTCTGATAATCTGCACAGGTCTTAAACAGGGATAATTTACCGGAACCACTGGCCAAACCACTCCATTTCCGCCATATCCTTTCAAATATTGCACACTACTCATTccatacacatttatccTTGGGTTCACACTGTTAACTGAGTTTACAGAGTTCACACTGGTAACGGGGTTCACACAGTTTACACAGTTCCCAGGGTTAACAGTGTTGAGAGGATTGACTGAGGGTATATTACTACTATTTACCCTCTTAAAACTTACCAAGGGATTACTGATGTTCGTAATGTTAGAGTTAACTGAGTTGTTATAGCAGTTGTATGAGGGATTGAGGGAGAATTTGGGTGTTAGAATAGTTTTTTCATCTTTTAGTGAATTTTTGGCGTGTTTCGAGTTAATATATTCGTGTGCTAAGGTTAAGTCAAGTTCAGGCACTTGGACCTGGAACTCCTGACTCCTAAATGTTATCTCCTCATCCATGTCAATTGTGTCCACCGTCTCATCCGTTTCCTCCTCCAAATCATTTGTCACAGTATTTACACTATCTTTCACATTCATATTTACAGTCCCAGAgtttacattatttacagtgttatTCACATTgtttacagtattatttaGGGTGTTGGGAGTCGTATTTTGTGTGTTGTGGATGTGTTTGGTGAGTACAGAGCACTTAGGTTTCTCCACAGtagtattaattttatccacAGTATTATTAGGTTTATCCACAGTATTAAAAGTGTGAGAATGGGATTGAGAGTGGTTAGGCTGTGgacttttaaaattacaattttgattacataattttgtatttcTTCTTGTATTCTTATTTAGAGAATTTTCTTTTAGAGAATTTTCTTTTAGAGAATTTTCTTTTAGAGAATTTTCTTTCAGAAAATTATCCTTTAGTGAATTGGatttatgtaatttattttcaggtTTAAGATTATTTTGTGTCAGTTTATTGGTATTTTGGGGGTTTGGTATGttatgtttaattttcatGGCCTGGTACGTATTTTTGAGTAATTTGACCAGATCATCCTTTGGTAACTTTAACAAAGCCTTCTGTAGCTTTTCTATACACAACTCCTTTTcactcatttttatttacttaattcCCGTCACCTACACCATAACACttttctacacattcatCCAcctctaaattattatttacataaaacTGTCATAGATGAGTATATTATGTACAGTAGTATagtacaatattatattatggTTATGGTATAGGGGGGTATCAGATCATGTcagaaattaataatttcgGTCCGTGTTTACTTTTTCGCCATATTCTctcaaaattttcattcacaaaattgttattgttatttttaccaaTTATTGGAGAATTTAACACCttttccaaaattttcaaattctcAGCATTCTCCCCTTTACCCAAATTTCCAGAATTCTCCCCTTTACCCAAATTTCCAGAATTCTCCCCTTTACCCAAATTTCCAGAATTCTCCCCTTTACCCAAATTTCCAGAATTCTCCCCTTTATTTACGACTTCTGTGTGAATGTGTTTGTGTATATGATTTGTGAGTGTTATGAAGTTTTCAGgtgttaaattttgagGTCTCAGTTCCAGCACATTTTCAGGCAATTTTACGTTATATTTACTCAACAAACTTCCCAAACTGCTCCTCAACTTTTTCCTCTTTTTATTAAACGATACTCTCAATATTTCCCTCAACAACATCATATTACTCACTCTAATCCCCGGGTCATCCCCTACTGTAGTATTATCACCAGTATCCCTAACGTTGACTGTATTAGTATTTGTGAACTCCAGCTTAATGCATGCCGATTGTACTTTGGGTTTGGGGTAGAAGACGTGATTTGAGAGTTTGAAGAGTATTTTCGGCCTAGTGAACATTTGTATCAATACTGAGAGCATTGAGTAGTGTTTTGAACCGACAGGCGCTACTAATCTTTCCGCTACCTCCAGCTGTGCAGTTATCACAGCCCTGTCAATATACTTTCGATAATCCAGcaaacacattaatatCTGACTTGTTATGTAATACGGCAAATTCCCAATTATCCACAGCTTTCTACCCACTCTATTACTCAACTCCTTATAGTCCATCTACAACCATtagagtaaataattgtaaactCGTGATATATATGTAGTTGGAACCTGTAGAACATCGTTGTTGATGATGTTGAGACTTGGTAATGTACGACTCAACTGACTAACAGCTCTTGAATCTATTTCTATACctatgataatattaactagtaatagtatattaggAGCCCCGCAGGGgctaaataactaaataattagttaaCTAGGGAACTAGTTAAATGAGTAATTAGGtagtaaatgagtaactGGAGAACATGTGGTTAGtacaagcaccgtaacggacctgtcatatttttatattttttgtaGAGAATTTGCGTTAGTGATCCGATTCCGCAGCCTAATTCAATGACTTGGCTACCATCGCCAGGGTCCtctaaacataatttaacactaaattcTCACCAGAATAGTGTTGCAAAGAGTCACACATcttattcattaaattcaaATCAGTTATAAAATTCTGACCCAAACTCTTTCTAGGCCTATAGATCTCATTAGTACTATTGGATAACAAAGTACAAGTATGTAAACTAAGTATAAGTATGTAaactaagtatataaatataaatagcTAAGGAAATAAGTGTAAGGAGAGGGGTAAATAGGGTCCTCTAGGGGATGAATAAAaggataaataattgaataaCTAAGTGTTCAGGgggtaaataactaaaagTAAGCTGAATGAGCGGCAGCAAGCTCCGTAACGCAGTACTTAAATTCTCCTGGAGGTAATTTTGGGACTTTTGAgcttaattttgtattttcCAGGGGATAAACATCGATATTATCTCCATACTTTACACTCTTCAAAACTCCTCCCTCCTCTACACATTCCCCTAATTTATCCAATTTATCCTCAATATTTCCCTCGACTatattaacattgttaatgTTATTTGAGATATTAAGGGGGAGATTAGTGTGATTTCCGTTTATGGAATCCTTCTAAAACGGATTAAAGTGTAAAACTTACGATAATAAAGGCTTCTgcataaataattaaacatGTATAAATGagcataaaattaatagtgttTAATGGCGTTGGTGTATTTAATGTTGGACTGGTACTTGAGTGGGAGTTGTTTAACCCGTTTTAAAACGTACTGGTAAATATTGCAATcgtatttattattcaagGTGCTAAACATctcctttaaaatttccatCACTGAATTTATCAGCAATTCTGATTTAGACTTTAGCTGTACCACTATTAAACTGTTGTTCTTGATTATCACATTTCCCAGTATAATTTCATTGCCATATCCGCTCAGTAAAATTACCCCGTTGACAAATTTGATGCTAAAGTAGACCTGGAGGATATTAATAATCTCATTCACGTTAACGTAAAGCTTGGATAGAAATattctaattttattattatttattaaattccAGAGATTATTGAATTTCTGGATTGTATACTCCAGCGGGAGCACACACTGGAAAATTCCTATAGGCAACTTCAACTCTAAACTGTTAATGTTCCCGTCATTCTCCACACACTTTAACATCAATCTCGGGAACTCACACAAATCCATCAGTTCTATATTCATGTTTCTCTCCACACTCTTATTCACACAGTTGTCCTCACTCAATATTACTACAGAGTTTCCCACTACAGTATCATTCCCAGGGGTGTTATCCCTCACAGAGTTATCTCTCGGGGAATTATCCCTATGGGTATTATTTCCTATGGAGTTATCCCCAGTTCCAGTATGATACACCAGTTGTATGGACGAAATGTTAATGTAAATCTGTAGTATGATTCTCAGGTTGAGTGTAAAAGTCTCCATATTCAGCTGGTTAGTATTAAATTCTAGCGAGAACTTGttagttttaataatattcttCCCATTTCTAGCGTAGTCGCCCAGGTAATTACTCAGTCCTCCATCATTTTCTACACGCCACAGCGGCTCTATGTCATTTCCAATCATTAACTCTGTCAACAAATCCATCACATTCTGTTTATACCCCACCATAAGGCCACTGTGCGGGTGTACCAACTCTGTAGAGTCACTCTGCGTAGTGTGACTGGGACTGCAGTGTGAATGTCCAGCAGTAAGTTCCAAGGGTTTATGTTCTCTGTTTGACTGTAATTGACATTTTAACTTTAGCTGCTGTAGTTTCAGTTGCTCTCGCTCGATTTCCAGTTctatcaattttttatcgGATAAAACTGATTTATCGGATTTTTCAGATTCAACGGATTTAACGGATTTAGGCGATTTTTCAGGTTTAGACGATTTTTCAGGCTTAATTCTCTCAGATTTGGGAGTTTTTTCAACTTTCTCTAATTTTTCACGTTTCTGTGTTACAATCTGTTTAACAGTTTCCCTGGGTTCATCAGGAACAGAATCAATTTTCTGTGCTATAGAATCAATTTTCCTAGGAATAGAATCAAGTTTAACGGGGATAGAATCAAGTTTAAGGGTTTTAGATTTAAGTTTGGTGAATTGGCTGGATAAGGATTCAGATTTAGAAAGGCTTTTGGAGTCTTTATACTTCAAATTGGGATAATTATCTTTATGTACGTCGTTAACATGATTTGTGGGcgtaaaattatcaaaattagCCCAGTTTTCAAAGTCTGAAGCGTCCTCTAAACTATTCCTGACACTTCCATTCAGACTATTACCAACTCTGTTGAAAGTGTCAACAGTATTACTAACTCTGTTGAGAGTGTCAACAGTATTACCAACTCTGTTGAGAGTGTCAACGGTGTTTGGTGTGTCTACGGAACTACTCCCAAAGGGATTAAAATCATCAGTGACCTgttcattattaaattcGTCAAAATTATCCATGTACGTAACTCTGTCATCAATTGTAACACTGCTCCCCCTGTTAACAGTGCTGTTGTATCCGACTGACGGCGGCAGTGTGATGGCGTTATTGTAATTTTGATTAATGGACTCAAAGTTTGAGAGGATTTTACTGGACGTATGGGAAATATCAGCGATTTTACTAAAGAGTTTCGAGTTTCCAGAGTCAAGCAAACTAGGCGCCAAATCCTCCAGCTGCGATCTCAGTAAAcaacatttattataaatctCCACAAACTTCGAGGATTTCAAGTCtaaacacaattttaacagTTGAATGAGATGAACAACGTCTGCGGTATTTAGCTGTATAGCAAGCCTCTACAGAGGTATTAACTGAGTAACTAGTAAAAGGAGGCGGAATAGAATTTTTGTACCTTTTTTACGTAGAATTGcattatttagttttttacataaatcGTTGAGGTTATCAGCGATTTTGGCTGCATTTGGCGGTTTTTTTGACTTGTTAAAGGCCATTTCAGTCTacgtttaaaaattaaattcaacTTCAGAATTCCGTCAgtttcattttaaattctttaaaatccaaattaatatttatgaaCCACTCACAAACCCACAATTACTCTTTcactaataaattattactcaCATCTCCAACCACTTATAACTTAATTAgtcaaattaattattcattttttcatttaaataatttaaatggTATTCAATCTTATTTTTTCGCATTCTAGCCAGATATCCATTTCAAGGGATTTATCTACTACCAATAGTATTACTACTAATACAATAGTAAAATCATTTGTATGTAAtatatgtattttatacatgATTTTATAATGCTACAGATATCTGTAGTTATTAGTTTGGATGTGTTTTGGGGTGAGAACTTGTAGATTTTTTGAGATTCCTGAGcgatttaaaattataaactcgtaaaaatattaaatttcatttttaaaattattttaaacaatgaTTTCCGCGTGTTTTATGTGTGATTTTGGAATGATAGTAGTAATCTCCAGTTTAAACCTGTAAACTCTGGTGTtataaacttaaatattgtttaataGTAAGAAATGATGATTTGCGGATGATTTAAAGTAATGTTTGATATTGCACTTGAAATTTCCCTAGTgtagataatttaatttaaatttccggaacattattttttcctCCTATTCACCGATTTTAACACtggataataattattttacgGGTGAATGTTGTTTAGTTTGTGTTTGGGCGGGTACGGTTTTGGGTGTGGAATCAAGGAAGGTGTGTGATGATGCATGTTAGTGGGCACTTGCGTCAGTTCAAataaacttattttacactgaacatttttacttttaccccttaattgtatttttttaatcttataatttattccatTTGTTACAAATTTCGGTTTTACCATTTTTTTCCACTCTGAACGCAATGGCAGATCTCACCAAACGCAAACCTCACTCAACTTCTTTCGTCGATCTCACACGATTCCTAGATAGTTCGTTTCCCTCACTAAACCCACAATTATCCATTATTCACACAATTACTCATTATTCACACAATTATCCATTATTCACACAATTACTCATTATTCACACAATTACTCATtattcacacattttatcattttatctaatttgttaatattttatttaatgaacaattattttaattttatcctgAGTGATAATTTTATGCTGGAGattgataatttgtatgCTGAGGGTTGATAATTTGTAGGTGGTGTGTTGACATTATTTACGGTGTTGTTGTCTTGCACTTTTCTATTTATGTTTGGGGAGCTTTTGAGACTCATGAATAACCTCGAATTCCTCAACCACGAACTCGTCAAAAAAGGACTCAATCGCCTCTTCCCATTCCgggtaatttttactcaattcTACTACTCAATTCTACTACTCAGTTCTACTACTCAGTTCCTTAACTACTCATTTACTAGTTACTAAGTTACTAGTTACtgagttatataattacgGTATAGTAATACTTTAAACGTGATTAATAATGGATTAGAGAAACTTTGAGTTCAATTTGACGCATTCTCTACTATTTTCAGTATGCGTTTTACTTCACAGTTTCAGGTAACTAAATCCTAATCCCCCAATCATCCCTTTAGGAGATCAAACTAATCCATAATCTCATACCACACATACCACTACCcattacacactattaactatgtgTTACACTAACTACGTATTACACTACGTATTGTACTATTAACTGTGTGTTACACTATTAAAGTATGGTAGATTAGTATTGTGAGATTATAGAGTTGAGATTCCGAGTGAGAGTAGTACGTTTTCAGGCGTGTAGGCGTTATGGACCAGGTTCATgtcattaaatttgtaagCCTTTAATAAGTTCTTTTTCAATTTGACCGGCTCCAAATCCTCTTCCTCACTCACTTGATAATTCAATATGTACTTGTTCATATCTACACATGATAACAGGGTTAAGTATTAAAATGCCCCGGAGGGATAAGGAACTACGTAAggatataaataaatccTATTTAAATGAGTAAGAGGGCCCGGAGGGGCTAAAAAGAGTCCCATAGGGTCTAACAAGGGATaaataagggtaaataactgagtaactGGGTAAAAAGCCCGGAGGGGCTAAAAAGAGTCCTATAGAAACTAAATAAGAGTaaataagggtaaataACTGAGGAGGTAGATAACTAAGTAGAtgcaagcaccgtaacggagaTACTATTAAAGGCCCAGAATGACATGTTATTTTGATCAATAACTGAGATAATATTTGTAGAGTAGGAAAAATCAAAGTCTAAGATGTGAGAATTGTGCACAATCTTCTCGAGCAATTTCCCGTTCCTCACGTCGTACAATAGAATCACATTCTCCTTACTTATCCCATATATCATTCCGTTCTTACTCCAGTTTATCCTACCCCTGCCATCCACACTACCACACACATTCTTTCCCCTCTTCTTATTCTTTCCCAGATTACTCTTAACATTACTCAGATTACTCTTACTATTAGTATTACTATTAGTATTTCCATTGAGGATGGTGCGGAACTCGTCAAAGTTGAGGGTGTTGTAGCAAAACTGTAGCGCTAGTTTATTAGTCTTGAGGTCATAAATTGTGAAAATATCATTGTACGAAAGGAGTGTAATGAGAGAAGAGTTGGGGTGAAACCTGTTGTAGTAAAATGAGTTATTCACAGGTTTATAATTCCTTAACGGGAAACTGCGATCTGTACACCAGAGCTTACAATACCCATTCACATCACAACTGCTAAAGTAATACCCATAATTTCCATAATCCAATCTCAACACACTATTCACCCCTCCAACCACAGTGCTATTACTATTGGGAGTATTGGCGGTATTGTAGTAAATGGCTTTGCAGGAGTTATTATTGGTGGTGTAGAGTTTAATTAGCCCGTCATTCCCTGCGGAAAGCAGGACTTGGCCGTTTTCGCCAAATTTAACGCAGTTTACCACGCCGTCGTGGCCGTAAATGATGTTACTATTCTCCTCATCCTCGTCACGGGCTGAGTAATTGTAATCCTGTTGCTCCTCAGCGTAGTTATTCGAAGTCGAGTTGTAATTCGAATTCGAGTTGGAATTTGACTTCGTAAACGCCGGGTTCAAAGTACTCACAGATTTATACGCTATACCACTTCCAATTATACATGATATGTCATTGTACACATTGTTAcactataatattattaaaagaGTAATAAGGTAAATTAGTAACTAgttaactgagtaaataggtagtaaatgagtaactagttaactgagtaaataggtagtaaatgagtaactagttaaatgagtaaataggtagtaaatgagtaactagttaaatgagtaaataggtagtaaatgagtaactagttaaatgagtaaataggtagtaaatgagtaactagttaaatgagtaaataggtagtaaatgagtaactagttaaatgagtaaataggtagtaaatgagtaactagttaactgagtaaataggtagtaaatgagtaactagttaactgagtaaataggtagtaaatgagtaactagttaactgagtaaataggtagtaaatgagtaactagttaactgagtaaataggtagtaaatgagtaactagttaactgagtaaataggtagtaaatgagtaactagttaactgagtaaataggtagtaaatgagtaactagttaaatgagtaaataggtagtaaatgagtaactaGTTAACTGAGTAACTAGTTAAATGAGTAACTGAAGAGAAAAGTGGTTATTGCAAGCCCCGTAACGGAATACCTCCGAGGTTAACAAATCGTATAGGAGAATAATTCCATTATTTTGTCCGATTGCGATGTATTTCCCGTCAAAAGACGATAAAGTGCAGCAGTTCATCTGGttattattacttattCCATAGGATAATATATACACTACGTCACTCTCTATCCTATTCTCATCATCCACAGCATTTCCTACAACATACTATTGTATGGTAATATATATTGAATGCCAAAGTTAAGGGGAATTGGCAGGATAGTTCACGGTCGGGGTACCCACTAACTCCAGCTACCTACACTAAAAACTATATAACAACctgtattattagttaGATCAGATTGTGTATCATTTTGTTCGTTGAATGTGACATTACTTAGGTTGGAGGCATTTCCGTTATCACCATCGGCTACTGAGTTCCCCGTTTCCGCCGTGTTATTCGCACTACTCACACTGTTCACGCGGTTAACTTTCTTATTAAAATTGGACGGGACGATACGGTTacaattttgtatataatataaagaCCTCAGCGAATCGTTCATCAGTGTGCCGATCTTCGGCAGTGGGATGAGTTTATTATATTCCTCCAGTTTACACAGCTCATTAGTGATTGAGTAGGTGTACTCATTAGTCACAAATTCACGGCCTGTACTGAATAATAACTCGTGTGGTAGTCCGTATGTTATTTCTTCTTTCTTATTCTGGTCACTATACACATACTCACCATCACCCAGTAAGTAATTCGTGTCCTTCACTATCAACcctatacacattataGTACTAATATTCCTAGTTATAgcattaactatatactattggTAATACCTAGGAAAGGTTGGTTGTAGTATTTATTGATGTTGTCGGGGTTAATGTTATATTTGAGGATGAAGTAGCGTTTAAAGAGGTTAAAAGAGTTGTGGTTGAACATTTCACTGTCTATAAACTCCACCTTCTCCAGCAGTAtcacatttattatattattataatatatactcAACCAGTTCAATAACACCCTCTTACTATTTCTACAACATTATCAACTGTCAAGGTATTTTACCATAACACAGTTTATATAATCACACAATTtagatatataattaagtatatagttaaataactgagtagTGTGAAATGTTACTTGGTGATGACGATGATGTATTTGTTGGATTTATTGTATCCGATGTTGATGAGGAACAATTCGTCTAACTGGTCGAGGAATTTATACTGCAATAACTTTTGTATGTAATTGTCAAACTTCTTATCAAACACATTCTTAAACTCCAATAAATAGTTTTTCCCTATAACCACTTAACTCACTAATTAACAAAGgactaatttaataattataactaaatattagtgaattaattaaatggGTGAAAATTGTTTGAGAGGAGGTACCGTGAGATTTGGAGAGTTTGAAGAGTTTGGCGTATAATTCGAGGTAGATGACGAATCCGATATCGATGagttcatttttatacttgtttaaattacttaaaGCCCAGTTCAAGTATGATCTCAAGTCCTCCGCGTAACTCTCATACAATTTATTCACATCCttctacaaattttatcacCGTAAAGttgttataaataaatattaatattaaattacattAGTCATCTTTTccactaatttatttagtcTTTTCcgttaatttatttatttatatttccagttaatttatttatttatattttcagttaatttatttattaatatttccagttaatttatttatttatattttcagttaatttatttattaatcttttccattaatttatttattaatcttttccattaatttatttattaatcttttccattaatttatttagtaaTCTTAAAGATTCCATACACCCCAGACTCAACcctaaattaaatattcctaacactatttaccgagtatatatattttctGATATTACTGGAATGAAAAATTACTGGAACGAAAAATTACTGGAATGagaatttactaattagGTCATTGAGAAATTCACAGTTTATATCAAATCCTTCCTCCTCCTCCACTTTATACTTCAAATAGTCCTCCAACATAtccacactatttacactcACAGTATTCTCTACAGTGTTAGAATTATCTCCTGTGTTACTGGTGTTAACAGTACCCATTGTGTTACCAGTGTTAACAGAGTTGTCAGTGTGATTATTGTAGAGTGATAGAAAGAACTGTGAGATGTGATGTGAGATGTTTAACtcatttgataataatattacattGTCACTTTTATACttacatttatatattctCATGTCATCACCCCTCAACTCCTCATATTCCACAATACCTCCAACACCCGTAACACTACCAATATCTGTGACACCAGTAGTATCATTAACACTAGTATCAATAGTAGTGGTAGTGTTAGAGCAGGGAGAAAAGATGTGTATGGTATTGTGGGTGTTGAAAGTGTTGTAGGTGGTGTATAGAATAGTGTTTAAGTCATTTCCCAATCTTACATATAACTCCATCATCTCTTCTACTAAAGCATTCACAACTATCTCACTACCGTCACTAGTCTTAGTGATGAAGTAGATTAGGTATTTATCATCCGGAGTATTACACGTTTCTTTACACACCTGTAATATATACACTACCTTATTATCCAACTTTTCTGTACCATACGTGTCATCTGTATTCATAGTATTATCCGTATTCATAGTGTTACCAGTGTCATCTATATTATCAGTGGTGGTAGTATTACCGGTGTAGGAATTGGATTTGGGCATGACAATGCATAGATTGAAATCGTTTAGTagttttttattacttattaTGTAGACTATTATCACTCTCTCATCTGAACTATCTGCTGTACTGTCATTCTCTACACAGTTGGGAATGTCATACTCTGAAATTATATATCTCGTATATATCCTATACTCATCCAATATCAACTCCAATCTTCTGTTAACCACGTCAACTCTATCCACTGTAT
This region includes:
- the rsmA gene encoding ribosomal RNA small subunit methyltransferase A encodes the protein MLIYTCLIIYAEAFIIKDSINGNHTNLPLNISNNINNVNIVEGNIEDKLDKLGECVEEGGVLKSVKYGDNIDVYPLENTKLSSKVPKLPPGEFKPRKSLGQNFITDLNLMNKMCDSLQHYSEDPGDGSQVIELGCGIGSLTQILYKKYKNMTGIEIDSRAVSQLSRTLPSLNIINNDVLQMDYKELSNRVGRKLWIIGNLPYYITSQILMCLLDYRKYIDRAVITAQLEVAERLVAPVGSKHYSMLSVLIQMFTRPKILFKLSNHVFYPKPKVQSACIKLEFTNTNTVNVRDTGDNTTVGDDPGIRVSNMMLLREILRVSFNKKRKKLRSSLGSLLSKYNVKLPENVLELRPQNLTPENFITLTNHIHKHIHTEVVNKGENSGNLGKGENSGNLGKGENSGNLGKGENSGNLGKGENAENLKILEKVLNSPIIGKNNNNNFVNENFERIWRKSKHGPKLLISDMI
- a CDS encoding putative integral membrane protein; its protein translation is MADLTKRKPHSTSFVDLTRFLDSGVLTLFTVLLSCTFLFMFGELLRLMNNLEFLNHELVKKGLNRLFPFRRNFEFNLTHSLLFSVCVLLHSFRRSN
- a CDS encoding WD domain G-beta repeat protein, which encodes MTNKDVNKLYESYAEDLRSYLNWALSNLNKYKNELIDIGFVIYLELYAKLFKLSKSHGKNYLLEFKNVFDKKFDNYIQKLLQYKFLDQLDELFLINIGYNKSNKYIIVITKNSKRVLLNWLSIYYNNIINVILLEKVEFIDSEMFNHNSFNLFKRYFILKYNINPDNINKYYNQPFLGLIVKDTNYLLGDGEYVYSDQNKKEEITYGLPHELLFSTGREFVTNEYTYSITNELCKLEEYNKLIPLPKIGTLMNDSLRSLYYIQNCNRIVPSNFNKKVNRVNSVSSANNTAETGNSVADGDNGNASNLSNVTFNEQNDTQSDLTNNTGNAVDDENRIESDVVYILSYGISNNNQMNCCTLSSFDGKYIAIGQNNGIILLYDLLTSECNNVYNDISCIIGSGIAYKSVSTLNPAFTKSNSNSNSNYNSTSNNYAEEQQDYNYSARDEDEENSNIIYGHDGVVNCVKFGENGQVLLSAGNDGLIKLYTTNNNSCKAIYYNTANTPNSNSTVVGGVNSVLRLDYGNYGYYFSSCDVNGYCKLWCTDRSFPLRNYKPVNNSFYYNRFHPNSSLITLLSYNDIFTIYDLKTNKLALQFCYNTLNFDEFRTILNGNTNSNTNSKSNLSNVKSNLGKNKKRGKNVCGSVDGRGRINWSKNGMIYGISKENVILLYDVRNGKLLEKIVHNSHILDFDFSYSTNIISVIDQNNMSFWAFNNMNKYILNYQVSEEEDLEPVKLKKNLLKAYKFNDMNLVHNAYTPENVLLSLGISTL